The Henckelia pumila isolate YLH828 chromosome 2, ASM3356847v2, whole genome shotgun sequence genome includes a window with the following:
- the LOC140881845 gene encoding senescence-specific cysteine protease SAG39-like, whose protein sequence is MAFQFSKIIFLAFVCVILGMYSSLATSRTVPGGRMVERHEQWMKQYGRVYEDDVEKAKRFKIFKHNVEFIESSNLDQTKSYKLAVNEFADISNQEFRASRGGYRTRSYSPHETFSATNYYFRHENVTAIPASLDWRKKGVVTAVKNQFTCGSCWAFSAVAATEGIHGIKMGKLVSLSEQELVDCDSNKMNHGCRGGYMNEAFEFIIHRGLSTEANYPYKGENGVCNNKKESSRVAKITGFEKVPSKDESALLKAVTKQPVSVAIDASGLALQFYAGGIYTAEYCGTHLNHGVTVVGYGKSEAGKKYWLVKNSWGAAWGEGGYVKFERDVGAKEGACGIAMVASYPIID, encoded by the exons ATGGCTTTCCAATTCAGCAAAATCATTTTTCTTGCATTTGTGTGTGTAATTCTTGGGATGTATTCATCTCTAGCAACATCCAGAACCGTTCCAGGCGGAAGAATGGTGGAGAGACACGAGCAATGGATGAAACAATATGGCCGTGTATACGAAGACGACGTCGAAAAGGCGAAGCGATTCAAAATATTCAAGCACAATGTGGAGTTCATCGAATCCTCCAACCTTGACCAAACCAAGTCTTACAAACTTGCCGTCAATGAATTCGCAGATATTTCGAACCAAGAGTTCCGCGCTTCTCGTGGCGGATACAGAACTAGATCATATTCTCCCCACGAGACATTTTCGGCAACCAATTACTACTTTAGGCATGAAAATGTGACTGCAATTCCCGCAAGCCTCGACTGGAGGAAGAAAGGAGTTGTCACTGCCGTGAAGAATCAATTTACATGCG GGTCTTGCTGGGCATTTTCAGCAGTTGCAGCCACGGAAGGGATCCACGGGATTAAAATGGGGAAGCTGGTGTCATTGTCCGAACAAGAACTCGTGGATTGTGATTCCAACAAGATGAATCATGGGTGCCGCGGAGGTTATATGAACGAAGCGTTCGAATTCATAATTCATCGAGGCCTCTCGACAGAAGCCAACTATCCATACAAAGGAGAAAATGGCGTGTGTAACAACAAAAAGGAATCCTCAAGAGTGGCAAAGATCACTGGATTTGAGAAAGTGCCGTCAAAAGACGAGTCGGCGTTACTCAAAGCAGTGACGAAGCAACCTGTGTCTGTGGCCATTGATGCCAGTGGACTGGCTTTACAGTTTTACGCAGGTGGCATATATACGGCTGAGTACTGTGGAACTCATCTAAATCATGGTGTCACAGTTGTTGGATACGGAAAAAGCGAGGCCGGGAAAAAATACTGGCTCGTGAAGAACTCTTGGGGCGCAGCATGGGGCGAAGGGGGATACGTGAAATTCGAGAGAGATGTTGGTGCTAAGGAAGGGGCTTGCGGGATAGCCATGGTTGCCTCTTATCCAATTATTGATTAA
- the LOC140878620 gene encoding senescence-specific cysteine protease SAG39-like yields the protein MAFQFSKIIFLAFVCVILGMYSSLATSRTVPGGKMVERHEQWMKQYDRVYEDDVEKAKRFKIFKHNVEFIESSNLDQTKSYKLAVNEFADISNQEFRASRGGYRTRSYSPHETFSATNYYFRHENVTAIPARLDWRKKGVVTAVKNQFTCGSCWAFSAVAATEGIHGIKTGKLVSLSEQELVDCDSNKINHGCRGGYMNEAFEFIIHRGLSTEANYPYKGENGVCNNKKESSRVAKITGFEKVPSKDESALLKAVTKQPVSVAIDASGLALQFYAGGIYTAEYCGTHLNHGVTVVGYGKSEAGKKYWLVKNSWGAAWGEGGYVKFERDVGAKEGVCGIAMVASYPIID from the exons ATGGCTTTCCAATTCAGCAAAATCATTTTTCTTGCATTTGTGTGTGTAATTCTTGGGATGTATTCATCTCTAGCAACATCCAGAACCGTTCCAGGCGGAAAAATGGTAGAGAGACACGAGCAATGGATGAAACAATATGACCGTGTATACGAAGACGACGTCGAAAAGGCGAAGCGATTCAAAATATTCAAGCACAATGTGGAGTTCATCGAATCCTCCAACCTTGACCAAACCAAGTCTTACAAACTTGCCGTCAATGAATTCGCAGATATTTCGAACCAAGAGTTCCGCGCTTCTCGTGGTGGATACAGGACTAGATCATATTCTCCCCACGAGACATTTTCGGCCACCAATTACTACTTTAGGCATGAAAATGTGACTGCAATTCCCGCAAGGCTCGACTGGAGGAAGAAAGGAGTTGTCACTGCCGTGAAGAATCAATTTACATGCG GGTCTTGCTGGGCATTTTCAGCAGTTGCAGCCACGGAAGGGATCCACGGGATTAAAACGGGGAAGCTGGTGTCATTGTCCGAACAAGAACTCGTGGATTGTGATTCCAACAAGATTAATCATGGGTGCCGAGGAGGTTATATGAACGAAGCGTTCGAATTCATAATTCATCGAGGCCTCTCGACAGAAGCCAACTATCCATACAAAGGAGAAAATGGCGTGTGTAACAACAAAAAGGAATCCTCAAGAGTGGCAAAGATCACTGGATTTGAGAAAGTTCCGTCTAAAGACGAGTCGGCGTTACTCAAAGCGGTGACGAAGCAACCTGTGTCTGTGGCCATTGATGCCAGTGGACTGGCTTTACAGTTTTACGCAGGTGGCATATATACGGCTGAGTACTGTGGAACTCATCTAAATCATGGTGTCACAGTTGTTGGATACGGAAAAAGCGAGGCCGGGAAAAAATACTGGCTTGTGAAGAACTCTTGGGGCGCAGCATGGGGCGAAGGGGGATACGTGAAATTCGAGAGAGATGTTGGTGCTAAGGAAGGGGTTTGCGGGATAGCCATGGTTGCCTCTTATCCAATTATTGATTAA